A region of the Corallococcus silvisoli genome:
TGGGGCAGCTCAACATCGCGGAGAAGCGCCTGCCGCAGGACGGTCGCATCCGCATCAAGCTCGCGGGCCGCGACATCGACATCCGTCTGTCCACCACGCCCACGTCGTTCGGCGAGCGCATCGTCATGCGTCTGCTCGACAAGACGGCGACGCTGCTGGACCTGGCGGAGATCGGCATGAGCCAGCAGGTGCTGGGCAACATGGAGTCCGTCATCAAGCGCTCGCACGGCATCGTCCTGGTGACGGGCCCCACGGGCTCCGGCAAGACGACCACGCTCTACGGCGCGCTCTCCAAGATCAACACGCCCGACCTCAACATCCTCACCGTCGAGGACCCGGTCGAATACCAGCTCAAGGGCATTGGCCAGATGGCCATCGCCCCGAAGATCGGCCTGACGTTCGCGCAAGGCCTGCGCTCCTTCCTGCGCCAGGATCCGGACGTCATCATGGTCGGTGAGATCCGCGACAAGGAGACGGCGGAGATCGCCATCCAGGCGTCCCTCACGGGCCACCTGGTGCTCTCCACGGTGCACACCAACGACGCGGCCGGCGCCGTCACCCGTCTGGTGGACATGGGCGTGCAGCCCTTCCTGGTGGCGTCGTCACTCACTGGCATCCTCGCCCAGCGCCTCGTGCGCCGGGTGTGCCCGGACTGCCGGCAGGCCTACACGCCCACGGACGCGGACCTGAAGGAGCTCGGCTTCACGGTCAAGAGCTTCAAGGAGCGCTTCAACACCGACCGCATCTACAAGGCGGTGGGCTGCCCGTCTTGCAACCGCAACGGCTACCGAGGCCGCTCCGGCATCTACGAGTTCCTCTTCGTGGACGACGACGTGCGCCAGCTGGTGTTGAAGAACGTGGACGCATCCACCATCAAGAAGTCCGCGCTCGCCAAGGGCATGATCACGCTCCTGGACGACGGCGTGCGGAAGATCGCCCTGGGCGAGACGACCATCGCCGAGGTCCTGAGCATCACGCAGGAGGACATCTAGTCCGCCATGCCCGTCTTCGAATACAGAGGCCTTGATTCCCACGGCAAGCAGAAGAAGGGCTTGCTGGAGGCGGACTCACCCAAGACGCTGCGCTCCAAGCTGCGCGCGGACGGCATCTTCCTGACCGACGTGCTCGGGCAGGCGGAGGGCAGCCGCGCGGGCGTGTCCAAGGGCGCCAACGCGGCGCTCGTGGCGCGCGACGTGGACCTGCGCAAGCTGGCGGGCGGCCGGGTGAGCACCGAGGACGTCGCCATCCTCACCCGCCAGCTCGCGACCCTGCTGGGCGCGGGCGTCACCATCGTGGACTCGCTCAACGCGCTGGTGGACCAGGCGGAGAAGGAGCGGCTCAAGCGCGCCCTCTCCGACATCAAGCAGCGCGTGAACGAAGGCTCGTCCCTGGCGGACGCGTTCAGCCAGCACCCGAAGATCTTCCCCAGCATCTACATCAACATGGTGCGCGCGGGTGAGGCCTCCGGCGCGCTGGACACCGTGCTGCTGCGCCTGGCGGACTTCACGGAGAACCAGGCCAAGCTGCAGCAGAAGATCATCGGCACCATGCTCTACCCCGCCATCATGCTGCTGGTCGGCGGCGGAATCCTGGTGCTGCTGATGGTGTTTGTCGTCCCGAAGGTCACGAAGATCTTCGAAACGATGAAGGCCACCCTGCCGTTGAACACGCGCATCCTCATTGGCGCGTCCAACTTCATGCAGGCCTGGTGGTTCCTGGTGATTCCGTCCATCGTGGCGGGCTTCGTCTTCTTCATGCGCTGGACGAAGAGCCCCAAGGGCAAGCCGAAGTGGGACCGCTTCACCCTCAAGGCGCCCATCTTCGGCAGCCTCGTGCGCCTGTTGGCCATCTCCCGCTTCGCGCGCACGCTGTCCACGCTGCTCAAGAGCGGCGTGCCCATGCTGGCCGCGCTGGACATCGTCAAGGCGGTGATGACGAACTCGGTGCTGGCGGACGCGGTGGAGAACGCCCGCGAGTCCATCCGCGAGGGCGAGAGCATCGCCACCCCCCTCAAGCGGTCCGGCCAGTTCCCGCCGCTCGTGTACCACATGGTCGCCATCGGTGAGAAATCCGGCCAGCTGGAGGACATGCTCCTGTCGGTGGCGGACTCCTATGAAACGCAGGTGAACGTGCGCATCGGCGCGCTCACCAGCCTCCTGGAGCCCATGCTCATCGTGGTGATGGGCGTGATGATTGCATTCGTCGCGCTCTCCATCCTGATGCCGATTCTCCAGGTGAACACGGCCATCCATTAGGTGGAGGGAGTCCGACGATGAACGACACGCTCGACCGGTGGATCCAGCGCGTCACGCTGATGGGGCTCCTGGCCCTGGCCGCCACGCTGGCGACGGTGGGGGCCACCCTCTACACCCACCGGGAGCCGCCTCCCGCCTCCGGGCGTGGCGCTCCTCCCTGAAACCTTCTGACATCCCGACACACCCATGACGCGGTGGCCTGCCAGAAAGTCACCCGAAAGTGAGTGAAGACATGACGACGAACACGAACACGAAGAAGCAGCAGCGCCGCCGCAACCGCGGCATGACCCTGATCGAGATCATGGTGGTCATCACCATCCTCGGGCTCATCGCCGCCGCGGTGGGCGTGGCCGTCATCCCGAAGCTGGAAGAGGCCAAGCAGGACACCGCGCGCCTGGACATCCGCAACATCCAGAGCGCGATGAAGCTCTACTACACGAAGAAGGGCTCCTACCCGGACACCGCCACGGGCCTCAAGGCGCTGGTGGACACCCAGAACCTGGAGCGCATGCCCATGGACCCCTGGGGCCGCGAGTACGTGTACATGAACGAGGGCGGCAAGCCGGTCATCACCAGCTACGGCGCCGACGGCAACCCGGGCGGCGAGGGCTCCGACGCCGACATCTCCTCCAAGGACCAGAACGCGAAGAAGTAGGTCGCGTCCCGTTTCCTGGAGCAAGGCCGCGCCTCCCGCGTGTTGTCGTAGGAATGCCCGAGATGACTCCCGAGCACACTTCCTCTCCGACGTCCGCGCGCGAGGCGCGCTCCGTCTCCGGTGGGCCTCCTCGCGCCCGCTCCACGCGCCTGGGCCGGCTGCTGCTCCTGGGCGTGTTCGGCGGCGCCAGCGTGCTCGCCTTCGCGCTGGTGTGGGCCACCGAGGACAACACCCTCACCCCGACCCAGCGCCAGGCGCGCGAGCAGATCCGCCGCCTGGAGGGCTACTTCAAGGCCTACCACCGGCTGATGGGCTTCTTCCCCAGCCAGGCGCAGGGCTTCACCCCGCTCATCGCTTCCAAGGTGCTGGACGCGCCGCCCATCGACCCGTGGGGCCATCCGTATGTCTACCGGATGGAGGGCAAGACGGGGGCCGTGCTGTCCCTCGGCTCCGACGGCAAGCCCGGCGGCACCGGTGACGCCGCGGACATCTTCAGCGGCGGCATCGTGGCACAGGAGGTGCAGCCATGACGTCCGCCATGCGCCCCCTGCCCGCCCGCCGCCGCCGCGCCCCCCGCGGCCTCACGCTGATTGAGATCTCCATCGCGCTGGCCATCGCGGCGGTGATGTTCGCCGCGGTGACGGTGGGCATCGGCGCGCTCACCGGCGCCAAGGCGAAGGGCTCCGCCACAGAGCTCGCGGGCGTCATCCGGTCGCTGTACGACTCGGCGGCGCTCAGCGGCAAGACGTGCAGGCTGGTGTTTGAAATCCCCGACCCGAAGCGCGAGGAGGCCACGCGCTACCACGCGGAATGCGCCGCGGGCGGCATCACCACCTCGCGCGACCGGGACGCGGTGCTCCGCGACGACAAGCGCAACCGCGAGAAGGCCGCGCGCGCCGGCAACAACGGCGGCGACACGCGCAAGAACTACACGCGCTCCGACAACTCCCAGCCGTCCGCGCAGGAGCTGATGGACGAGGAGAAGGCCCGCATCGAGTCCCTGTCCACCTTCTCCACCTACACCGCGGAGGAGATCACCCCGCGCGAGCTGCCGGCGGGTGTGGCGGTGTCGGTGTGGACGCGGCAACAGCGGGAGCCCGTGGAGAGCGGCGTGGCCTATCTCTACTTCTTCCCGCAGGGGTACACGGAGAAGGCCATGGTGTTCCTGCGCCAGGGCGACAACGCGTGGACCCTGGACGTGTCACCCCTGACAGGCAAGGTGAACATCGCATCCGAGGCCCTGGAGGTGCCCCGCTCATGAGACATCCCAAGCAGCGGCCCCTGGGCTTCACCCTGCTGGAGACGATGGTGGCCCTGGCCATCCTCAGCGTCGCGCTGATGGCCATCTTCGACCTCAACTCCGGCGCGGTGGCCAACCACGTCTACACCAAGCGGCTCACCGTGGCGTCGCTCCTGGCCCGCTCGAAGATGACGGACCTGGAGCAGAAGCTCTACGACGACGGCTTCGACGCCGACGACGACGAACAGTCCGGGGACTTCTCCGACGACGGCTGGCCCCAGTTCAAGTGGCGCGCGCGCATCATCGCGCCCAAGACGGACGGCGTGACGCCGGATCAGCTCATCGGCGCCATCTTCAACCTGCCCATGGGCGGCGGCGACTCCAGCGACCCCATGGGGGGCCTGGCGGGCCTCTTCGGCGGCGGCGGCAGCTCCGGCAAGGGCAGCACGCCCCCCGGCGGCACCACCACCTCCAGCCCCATGGGCGCCTCCGCCATGAGCATGGCGCAGCCCATGTTCACGCAGATGGTGGACCAGCTCACCAAGTCCGTCCGCGAGGTGCACCTCACCGTGTACTGGAAGGAAGGCACCCAGGTGGAGAGCCTGGACGTGGTGACGCACGTGGTCTCCCTGGGGCCCGGCGGCGACCGCAACGGCGGCTTCACGCCCAACGCGGGCTCCACGGCGGGCGCGGAGAACCAGTGGGTGGATGAGAACGGCCGCGTGGTGGACAACCCCATCCCCGGCCCCAACGGGCAGATGCTGGACCCGAACACGCGCCGGCCGCTGCGCAACCGCGCGCAGGTGCTCAACGAGCTCAACGGCGCGGCCGGCCAGCAGCAGCCAGGCAACGGCGGCTTCAACCCGCGCCCGCCGGGCGGCATCTTTGGCGGCGGGGGCCGGGGCACCTTCCCGGGCCTGCCGGGACGTGGAGGCATCCAATGAAGCGACGCGTCCGTGGCTTCACGCTGATGGAGGTGATGGTGGCGGTCTCCATCACCGCGCTGATGGGCACCGTCGTCGCCCTGGCGTTCCAGACGGGCATCAACGCCAAGGAAGTGGTGGAGGGCGAAGCGGAGCGCTACCGCATGGTGCGCGTGTCGCTCAACCGCATGGCGCGCGAGGTGGGCTCCGCCTTCGTGAGCGACCGGTATGACCTGCGCCGCTTCCGCGACCAGAATGACCGGCCCACCAACTTCATCGGTGAGCGCGACAAGCTGACCTTCACCACGTTCTCGCACCAGCGCCTGTACACGGACGTGAAGGAGTCCGACCAGGCGGTGGTGGAGTACTTCGTGGAGAACTCCACCGAGCGGGGCGCCCGGCAGCGCTTGGATTTGAAGCGCCGGGAGGACCCCAACGTGGGCGACCGGATGGACCGGGGCGGCACCACGGACGTGCTCTTCGAAGGCGTCAAGGGCGTGGAGTTCGCCTACTGGGATTCGGAGAAGAAGGAGTGGGACGACGAATGGGACACGCGGCGCACGGAGAAGAAGTCCATCCTCCCCACGCGCGTGCGCATCACCGTCATCGCCCTGGATGAGTCGGGCAAGGAGGCGCGCTACACCACGCAGACGCGCATCCTGCTCAACACGGAACTGCCGAGGTTCAACTGATGCCCCTCCCCTACTTCCAGCAGGCGTCCCGCCGGCGTGGCGGGGCGCGGACCTCCCTTCCCCAGGCGCCGGGCGCGGCCAGCCCCGGCCGTCGCCGGGACAAGCGCTCGCGCGGCGTGGCGCTCATCATCGCGCTCGTCTCCATCGCGCTGCTCACGGTGGTGGCCACCGAGTTCGCGTACAACAGCCGGGTGGACCTGCAGCTCGCCTCCAACCAGCGCGACGAAGTGCGCGCCTACTACATGGCCCGCTCCGGCATCGCGCTGGGGCGGCTGCTCTTGCGCTTCCAGAAGCAGGTGGACCAGACGCCCATCCCCAACCCCGCGAGCATCCTCTCCGCGCTGGGGGCCATGGGCGGCGGGGCCAAGGGACAGGCGGGGGCGCAGAACTTCCAGCCGCAGTCGCTCAACATCCAGCTCTGGAAGCTGGCGCGGGTGGACTGCCACATGCTCAAGGGGCTGGTGAAGAGCGACGGCGCCCAGGGCGTGGACGGCCGCCCCGTGGAGACGGACCCGGTGCAGGTGGACCCGAAGTTCAAGATGGACGACGGGGACGAGAGCCCGGGCGCGGCCACCCAGGTGGCGGCGCAGATGCAGCGCCGCTCCTTCGGCGGCTTCGACGGGTGCTTCCTCGCCACCATCAGCGACGAGGAGGAGAAGCTCAACGTCATGCGCCTGAACACGGGCGGCGCGGAGGCGCAGGCCACCGCGGCGCGCATGCTGGACATGTTCGCCGACAAGCGCTTCGAGTTCCTCTGGCAGCAGGACGACGCGAATCACGTTCGCTCCACGCCGCAGGACACCGTCATCGCGCTGAAGGACTGGGCGGACGAGGACACCACCCAGTCCAGCTTCAACCCCAAGGACCCGACGAACCCGTTCGTCTCCGGCTTCGCGGACGAGGGTTCCCCGTACAGCCGCTACCAGCCGCGCTATGAAGTGAAGAACGCCCGCTTCGACAGCCTGGACGAGCTGTACCGGGTGCACGGCGTCAACGACCGCTTCATGGCGGCCTTCCGCGACCGGCTCACGGTGTACCCGGACATCAACTCCAAGCCGAACATCAACACGGACGACCCCATCATGCTGGGGCTGGCCATCATGTCCGCCGCGGACCCCAACCGGCCGGATCCCCGGCTGACGGATCCGGTGTTCCTCAACGAGCTCATCAGCCGCATCCGCGCCGCGCGCATGTTCAACTTCTTCGGCATGTCGGTGTCGGACTTCGTGGGCGTGGTGGAGCAGGCCGGCATCGCGGTCAATCCGCTCATCAAGGGCAACGTCCAGCAGAACCGCTACCTGGGCGACAAGAGCAAGACATTCACCATCAAGTCCGTGGGAGAAGCGGGCAGCGTCCAGAAGACGCTCACCGCCGTCATCCGCCTGGACGACGGGCTGGGCAAGCTCGTGTATTACAGAGAGGAATAGCATGGCCCGCATTCTTGGCCTGGACCTGGGCAGCCACTCCGTGAAGGGGGTGGTGCTCACCTCCGGAGCGAAAAGCCACACCACGCAGGCGTACGCCGAAGTGCGCCGCGCGCAGGAAGGCGAGCGTCCGGAGACGCTGCGCGCCGCGGTGGAGGAGCTGCTCGGGAAGATGCCCGAAGGGCACGTGGACCAGGTCGTCATCGCCCTGCCCGGACCGTCCCTCACCACGCACGCGGTGAGCCTGCCCTTCTCCGACAGCAAGCGCGTGGAGGCGACGCTGCCCTTCGAGGTCGGCAGCCAGCTGCCCTTCGACATCTCGGAGGTCGTCTACGACTACCAGGTGGTCGGCCAGCGGGACACCCCCGGCAAGGACAAGGCCGCGGACCTGCTGGTGGGCGTGGTGAAGAAGCAGGAGCTCCAGGAGCTGCTGGCGCTGCTGGGCGGCCTCCAGTTGGATCCGCGCGTCATCACCCACCCCGCGCTCGCGTACCAGAACCTCTTCACCCAGCTGCCCGGCCTCTTCGAGAGCGCGGGCGAGGGCGGCTCGGTGGCGGTGGTGGACATTGGCCATGAGCGCACGGCGGTGGCCATCGGACAGCCGGGCAAGGGCGTGGAGTTCGCGCGCACCTTCGCGGGGGGCGGACGCGACCTGACGCGCGCACTCGCGACCGAGTTCCAGACGACGCTGCCGGAGGCGCACGCGTGGAAGGAGGCGCACGGGGCGCTGGCCAGCGCGGCCCACGGCCCGGACGCCGAGCGCGCCGCGAACGCGTTCGTGCGCGGCCTGCAGCCGGTGCTCCGCGAGCTGCGCCCGTCCTTCAAGTCCTTCACCGCGCGCACCCGCCGGCAGGTCTCCGCGGTGGTGCTGTGCGGCGGCACCGCGCGGATGCCGGGCCTGGCGGAGCAGCTGTCCAAGGACCTGAACCTGCCCGTGCGCGTGCTGGCGCTGCCGGCGGACACCTCCACGTTGATTGGCGCGGCGGAGGCGCCCACGGCCGCGCAGGCGTTCGCGCTGGCGATGCGCGGCAACGCGGCCGGGGTCCGGGCGCCGCGCTTCAACCTGCGCCGGGGCGAGTTCTCGTTCAAGGGCGGCTACGACTACGTGAAGGACCGGCTGGGGCTGCTGGCCTCCTTCGCCGTGACGCTGCTGCTGCTGCTCATCGCCTTCGGGGTGGTGCGCAACACGGTGCTCTCCCGCCGCGAGGCGGAGGTGGACGCGGTGCTCTGCAAGACGACCCAGCGCATCCTGGGCACGTGCGAGCAGAACTACGACCGCGCCCTCAACATGCTCAAGGGCGTGGAGAGCCCCGCCGCGGCGCTGCCCACGATGTCCGCCGTGAACCTGCTGGCGGAGGTCACCCAGCGCATTCCGCCGGAGGTGCCGGTGAAGTTCGACCGCATCCAGGTGGACCTGGACCGCATCATGCTCCAGGGGGAGACGGACAGCTCCAAGCAGATCGACACGCTCT
Encoded here:
- the gspE gene encoding type II secretion system ATPase GspE, encoding MDLTADPTTLQASAATPDVAGGRNDATQVVAHGQAYLCGRPLGEILRALVPALTPEKIQEALAAQQEKGGRLGEILVGMKAVSDEDVARALGHQLDLPYLQRIFTEEVDAELVKRIPINFARQTQLLPLSVEGDEVVLAVADPLDTTSLDHARLLLGQGIQPRIAMASTIVDAINSVYDRSVNEAEALVDEMETTEDLDSLAHELEEPKDLLDADDEAPVIRLVNSVLFRAAKERASDIHIEPMERELLVRFRIDGVLQEVIKPPKRYQNSIIARVKVMGQLNIAEKRLPQDGRIRIKLAGRDIDIRLSTTPTSFGERIVMRLLDKTATLLDLAEIGMSQQVLGNMESVIKRSHGIVLVTGPTGSGKTTTLYGALSKINTPDLNILTVEDPVEYQLKGIGQMAIAPKIGLTFAQGLRSFLRQDPDVIMVGEIRDKETAEIAIQASLTGHLVLSTVHTNDAAGAVTRLVDMGVQPFLVASSLTGILAQRLVRRVCPDCRQAYTPTDADLKELGFTVKSFKERFNTDRIYKAVGCPSCNRNGYRGRSGIYEFLFVDDDVRQLVLKNVDASTIKKSALAKGMITLLDDGVRKIALGETTIAEVLSITQEDI
- the gspF gene encoding type II secretion system inner membrane protein GspF, producing MPVFEYRGLDSHGKQKKGLLEADSPKTLRSKLRADGIFLTDVLGQAEGSRAGVSKGANAALVARDVDLRKLAGGRVSTEDVAILTRQLATLLGAGVTIVDSLNALVDQAEKERLKRALSDIKQRVNEGSSLADAFSQHPKIFPSIYINMVRAGEASGALDTVLLRLADFTENQAKLQQKIIGTMLYPAIMLLVGGGILVLLMVFVVPKVTKIFETMKATLPLNTRILIGASNFMQAWWFLVIPSIVAGFVFFMRWTKSPKGKPKWDRFTLKAPIFGSLVRLLAISRFARTLSTLLKSGVPMLAALDIVKAVMTNSVLADAVENARESIREGESIATPLKRSGQFPPLVYHMVAIGEKSGQLEDMLLSVADSYETQVNVRIGALTSLLEPMLIVVMGVMIAFVALSILMPILQVNTAIH
- the gspG gene encoding type II secretion system major pseudopilin GspG, translated to MTTNTNTKKQQRRRNRGMTLIEIMVVITILGLIAAAVGVAVIPKLEEAKQDTARLDIRNIQSAMKLYYTKKGSYPDTATGLKALVDTQNLERMPMDPWGREYVYMNEGGKPVITSYGADGNPGGEGSDADISSKDQNAKK
- a CDS encoding type II secretion system protein GspG; protein product: MTPEHTSSPTSAREARSVSGGPPRARSTRLGRLLLLGVFGGASVLAFALVWATEDNTLTPTQRQAREQIRRLEGYFKAYHRLMGFFPSQAQGFTPLIASKVLDAPPIDPWGHPYVYRMEGKTGAVLSLGSDGKPGGTGDAADIFSGGIVAQEVQP
- a CDS encoding pilus assembly FimT family protein yields the protein MTSAMRPLPARRRRAPRGLTLIEISIALAIAAVMFAAVTVGIGALTGAKAKGSATELAGVIRSLYDSAALSGKTCRLVFEIPDPKREEATRYHAECAAGGITTSRDRDAVLRDDKRNREKAARAGNNGGDTRKNYTRSDNSQPSAQELMDEEKARIESLSTFSTYTAEEITPRELPAGVAVSVWTRQQREPVESGVAYLYFFPQGYTEKAMVFLRQGDNAWTLDVSPLTGKVNIASEALEVPRS
- a CDS encoding type IV pilus modification PilV family protein translates to MRHPKQRPLGFTLLETMVALAILSVALMAIFDLNSGAVANHVYTKRLTVASLLARSKMTDLEQKLYDDGFDADDDEQSGDFSDDGWPQFKWRARIIAPKTDGVTPDQLIGAIFNLPMGGGDSSDPMGGLAGLFGGGGSSGKGSTPPGGTTTSSPMGASAMSMAQPMFTQMVDQLTKSVREVHLTVYWKEGTQVESLDVVTHVVSLGPGGDRNGGFTPNAGSTAGAENQWVDENGRVVDNPIPGPNGQMLDPNTRRPLRNRAQVLNELNGAAGQQQPGNGGFNPRPPGGIFGGGGRGTFPGLPGRGGIQ
- a CDS encoding type II secretion system protein GspJ, which produces MKRRVRGFTLMEVMVAVSITALMGTVVALAFQTGINAKEVVEGEAERYRMVRVSLNRMAREVGSAFVSDRYDLRRFRDQNDRPTNFIGERDKLTFTTFSHQRLYTDVKESDQAVVEYFVENSTERGARQRLDLKRREDPNVGDRMDRGGTTDVLFEGVKGVEFAYWDSEKKEWDDEWDTRRTEKKSILPTRVRITVIALDESGKEARYTTQTRILLNTELPRFN
- a CDS encoding type II secretion system minor pseudopilin, whose protein sequence is MPLPYFQQASRRRGGARTSLPQAPGAASPGRRRDKRSRGVALIIALVSIALLTVVATEFAYNSRVDLQLASNQRDEVRAYYMARSGIALGRLLLRFQKQVDQTPIPNPASILSALGAMGGGAKGQAGAQNFQPQSLNIQLWKLARVDCHMLKGLVKSDGAQGVDGRPVETDPVQVDPKFKMDDGDESPGAATQVAAQMQRRSFGGFDGCFLATISDEEEKLNVMRLNTGGAEAQATAARMLDMFADKRFEFLWQQDDANHVRSTPQDTVIALKDWADEDTTQSSFNPKDPTNPFVSGFADEGSPYSRYQPRYEVKNARFDSLDELYRVHGVNDRFMAAFRDRLTVYPDINSKPNINTDDPIMLGLAIMSAADPNRPDPRLTDPVFLNELISRIRAARMFNFFGMSVSDFVGVVEQAGIAVNPLIKGNVQQNRYLGDKSKTFTIKSVGEAGSVQKTLTAVIRLDDGLGKLVYYREE
- the pilM gene encoding pilus assembly protein PilM, with protein sequence MARILGLDLGSHSVKGVVLTSGAKSHTTQAYAEVRRAQEGERPETLRAAVEELLGKMPEGHVDQVVIALPGPSLTTHAVSLPFSDSKRVEATLPFEVGSQLPFDISEVVYDYQVVGQRDTPGKDKAADLLVGVVKKQELQELLALLGGLQLDPRVITHPALAYQNLFTQLPGLFESAGEGGSVAVVDIGHERTAVAIGQPGKGVEFARTFAGGGRDLTRALATEFQTTLPEAHAWKEAHGALASAAHGPDAERAANAFVRGLQPVLRELRPSFKSFTARTRRQVSAVVLCGGTARMPGLAEQLSKDLNLPVRVLALPADTSTLIGAAEAPTAAQAFALAMRGNAAGVRAPRFNLRRGEFSFKGGYDYVKDRLGLLASFAVTLLLLLIAFGVVRNTVLSRREAEVDAVLCKTTQRILGTCEQNYDRALNMLKGVESPAAALPTMSAVNLLAEVTQRIPPEVPVKFDRIQVDLDRIMLQGETDSSKQIDTLSAALKGHRCFKDVKEGKVEKTRDGQKVTFRLDVQVQCPGEPKGGET